One genomic window of Nitrospiria bacterium includes the following:
- a CDS encoding Trm112 family protein — translation MAIDKELLEILACPKCKGDIRLNARGDGLICDACRLMYPIKEDIPVMLIEEAVKIEGLGRS, via the coding sequence ATGGCGATCGACAAAGAACTTCTTGAAATCCTGGCCTGCCCCAAGTGCAAGGGGGATATCCGACTCAATGCCCGGGGCGATGGATTGATCTGCGACGCCTGCCGGCTGATGTACCCGATCAAGGAAGATATTCCGGTGATGTTGATCGAAGAAGCGGTAAAAATTGAGGGGCTGGGGAGGTCGTGA
- a CDS encoding glycosyltransferase family 2 protein has protein sequence MLKLTAIVPVYNEEQNLEDCLRGLIWVDEILVVDSFSRDGTLSIARRYTDRILQHEYVNSAAQKNWTIPQARHDWVLIVDADERVTDALRDEIRRVLGAEGGPPDDGYRIRRQTYFWGKPIRYCGWQNDRVLRLFNRHKGRYEEKEVHADVVIQGKTGDLKSPLIHYTYRDFKQYFGKFHRYTEWGALELQKRGKRARWYHLLLHPAFRFLRMYIFQRGFLDGLHGLVLCLLAAFSVFTKYAKLWEMNQKKSL, from the coding sequence ATGCTAAAGCTGACCGCGATCGTTCCCGTTTACAATGAAGAACAAAACCTGGAGGACTGTCTTCGGGGTTTGATCTGGGTGGATGAGATCCTCGTGGTGGATTCCTTCAGTCGCGACGGCACGCTTTCCATCGCCCGTCGTTACACCGACCGGATTCTCCAACACGAGTACGTCAATTCCGCCGCGCAGAAAAACTGGACGATTCCGCAGGCCCGGCATGACTGGGTTCTGATCGTGGACGCCGATGAACGGGTGACCGACGCCCTTCGGGACGAGATCCGGCGGGTGCTGGGCGCCGAGGGCGGGCCCCCAGACGACGGATATCGGATCCGGCGCCAGACCTATTTCTGGGGTAAACCGATCCGGTATTGCGGCTGGCAGAACGACCGGGTCCTTCGGCTCTTCAACCGTCACAAGGGCCGATACGAGGAGAAGGAGGTCCACGCGGATGTCGTGATCCAGGGGAAGACGGGGGATCTGAAATCGCCGCTGATTCATTATACCTACCGGGATTTCAAGCAATACTTCGGGAAATTCCATCGTTACACGGAATGGGGGGCGTTGGAGCTGCAGAAGCGCGGAAAGCGGGCTCGATGGTATCATCTCCTGCTGCATCCGGCCTTCCGGTTTCTGCGGATGTATATTTTTCAGCGTGGGTTCCTGGACGGCCTGCACGGTCTGGTGCTCTGCCTGCTGGCGGCCTTCAGCGTTTTCACCAAATATGCCAAGTTATGGGAAATGAACCAAAAAAAATCCTTGTGA
- a CDS encoding adenylyltransferase/cytidyltransferase family protein yields the protein MKPDRKLKTLRGLTPVVRKLRRQGKKIVFANGCFDLLHVGHARYLKGAKALGDVLIVGINGDRSVRRLKGRGRPLMPEAARAELIAGFECTDHVVIFHELDALRLLGALRPDVHAKGGDYTTDTVPERAFVRSYGGRVAIVGGPKVRSTREIIEQVKRSPRRGQ from the coding sequence ATGAAGCCCGACCGTAAATTAAAAACCCTGCGGGGATTGACGCCGGTGGTCCGAAAGCTGAGGCGACAGGGAAAAAAAATCGTCTTCGCGAACGGATGCTTCGATCTTCTCCATGTGGGTCACGCTCGTTATTTGAAAGGGGCCAAGGCGTTGGGGGACGTGCTGATCGTGGGGATCAACGGGGACCGGTCGGTCCGCCGCCTCAAGGGAAGGGGCCGGCCGCTGATGCCGGAGGCGGCGCGCGCCGAGTTGATCGCGGGTTTCGAATGCACGGACCATGTTGTTATATTCCATGAACTCGACGCGCTGCGGCTTTTGGGCGCGCTCCGTCCGGATGTTCACGCCAAGGGCGGCGATTACACGACCGACACGGTTCCGGAGCGGGCCTTTGTGAGATCCTACGGGGGGCGCGTGGCCATCGTCGGCGGACCGAAGGTGCGATCCACCCGCGAAATCATCGAACAGGTGAAGCGATCTCCGAGGCGCGGCCAATGA
- a CDS encoding isoprenylcysteine carboxylmethyltransferase family protein, with product MTGSFHLGSKNPPPSREGFFNFFEIVRQHRIVLSGVIGAVLIYLSRPTVGSLLAGLPFVLVGEAIRTWSSGYIRKNKALATDGPYAHTRNPLYLGSFGIGVGFVVMGNSVWVLVIFLSAFGLVYWGVIRSEEDYLARVFGARFEEYVRTVPRFLPRWTRSPYEAGGFDWALVWKHREYQAWAGIAGGVAILIVKILALT from the coding sequence ATGACAGGTTCATTTCATCTCGGGTCGAAGAATCCTCCCCCTTCGAGGGAGGGGTTCTTCAATTTTTTCGAGATCGTCCGGCAACACCGGATCGTTCTCAGCGGTGTCATCGGGGCTGTCCTGATTTATCTTTCCAGGCCGACCGTCGGCTCTTTATTGGCCGGCCTGCCGTTTGTGCTGGTGGGGGAAGCGATTCGGACCTGGTCGTCCGGTTATATCCGCAAGAACAAGGCGCTGGCCACCGACGGTCCCTACGCCCACACCCGAAACCCGCTCTATTTGGGCAGTTTCGGGATCGGGGTGGGATTCGTGGTGATGGGAAACAGCGTTTGGGTCCTGGTCATTTTCCTCTCGGCCTTCGGCCTGGTTTATTGGGGGGTGATCCGATCCGAGGAAGACTACCTGGCCCGGGTCTTCGGAGCCCGCTTTGAGGAATACGTCCGGACGGTGCCAAGATTTCTTCCGCGCTGGACCCGCTCGCCCTATGAGGCCGGCGGGTTTGATTGGGCCTTGGTGTGGAAACACCGGGAGTACCAGGCCTGGGCGGGCATCGCCGGAGGCGTGGCGATCCTCATCGTCAAGATACTGGCCCTGACATGA
- the waaF gene encoding lipopolysaccharide heptosyltransferase II, with protein MGNEPKKILVIQTAFLGDVVLTTPLLQALRDRFPKAYLAVLVIPGTRDILAGHPGLDEVLVYDKKGGERGLRGFRSIVRRLAEKRFDGCLLPHRSFRSALLAFAAGIPMRIGFYQSPGCWLYSRRVWRDSSRHEVRRNLQLLGPLFPERSADRALPNERLWVASDTEDREWARRFLAEQGIGPDDSVIGIAPGSVWATKRWIPEGFAAVVDGLAVTYKRKVVLLGSREDRVVVDEIMKRCREHPIDLSGRTTLRQLAAVLKRCELLVTNDNGAMHVGVAQDLPVVAIFGSTTLSLGYGPFTDRAEVVERSLDCRPCGRHGYSECPRGHFNCMRKITPEEVLKAAEKMMQKASPEL; from the coding sequence ATGGGAAATGAACCAAAAAAAATCCTTGTGATCCAGACCGCTTTTCTCGGCGACGTGGTGCTGACCACGCCGCTCCTCCAGGCCCTCCGTGATCGGTTCCCCAAGGCCTATCTCGCCGTTCTCGTTATCCCCGGGACCCGGGATATCCTCGCCGGTCATCCCGGATTGGACGAGGTCCTGGTCTACGACAAGAAAGGCGGGGAGCGCGGCCTTCGCGGCTTTCGATCCATCGTGCGGCGGCTGGCGGAAAAACGCTTCGATGGCTGTCTGCTGCCGCATCGGTCCTTCCGGTCGGCGCTTCTGGCCTTCGCGGCCGGCATACCGATGCGGATCGGGTTTTATCAGTCGCCGGGTTGTTGGCTCTATTCGCGACGCGTCTGGCGGGATTCATCCCGTCATGAAGTTCGCCGAAACCTGCAGCTGTTGGGGCCTCTCTTCCCCGAGCGCTCCGCGGACCGGGCCCTCCCAAACGAGAGACTTTGGGTTGCGTCGGACACGGAGGACCGGGAATGGGCGCGTCGCTTTCTGGCCGAGCAGGGCATCGGTCCGGACGATTCCGTGATCGGAATCGCTCCCGGTTCCGTCTGGGCGACGAAGCGCTGGATCCCGGAAGGTTTCGCGGCCGTGGTCGACGGCCTGGCCGTCACGTACAAACGGAAGGTGGTGCTCCTGGGCTCCCGTGAGGACCGGGTGGTGGTCGATGAGATCATGAAGCGGTGCCGGGAGCACCCGATCGACCTTTCCGGACGAACGACGCTGCGGCAGCTCGCGGCCGTCCTCAAACGTTGCGAACTCTTGGTCACGAACGACAACGGCGCGATGCATGTCGGCGTGGCCCAGGATCTTCCGGTCGTCGCCATATTCGGTTCGACGACCTTGAGTCTCGGCTACGGGCCGTTCACGGATCGGGCCGAGGTGGTGGAACGCTCGCTCGATTGCCGTCCATGCGGTAGACACGGGTATTCGGAATGCCCGCGGGGCCATTTCAACTGCATGAGGAAAATCACGCCCGAAGAAGTGTTGAAGGCGGCGGAGAAAATGATGCAGAAAGCGTCACCGGAATTGTAG